A genomic stretch from Mastacembelus armatus chromosome 7, fMasArm1.2, whole genome shotgun sequence includes:
- the nfe2 gene encoding transcription factor NF-E2 45 kDa subunit produces MCSTANYVLPVRRTCEVLATPGRLCGGVSMSTHFPGTRSHGTPQDTEMDVAWQELMAITELQEFEVPSEGSYETTQYQSMEPMVSMGGYGMTQTHPEPPPAAACELSTANTYNGCYSDSAPVCHRQGGNADAMYGHSEPQLNQRMLPLSSHAQPSLMALREHMNMSGASQGHRRANACFSQGLSRHMLWNAHGQSSHIRSADDLESDSGLSLGSSPPLASPDNPVGGAPGYQSVDMGMTYSDGEPDGVTEHTRRAHSHYSIDYQNQSHSYLNSSAQPYFSPQAALSHSHHSARRVVKQQEEAASYSDFGVSSRGSSQHNIFSKPQGSSSAPPPLSRDERRAITLKIPFPMDKIINLPVDDFNELLTQYTLTDTQLALIRDIRRRGKNKVAAQNCRRRKLESIIHLERELNQLHAQREHLTQERLEFQRSLAFIKCRLTDLYAEVFSHLRDEDGQPYSIDEYSLQQTPDGKIYLVPHTTMQKREQC; encoded by the exons ATGTGCTCAACAGCTAACTATGTTCTCCCAGTGAGGAGAACCTGTGAG GTATTAGCTACTCCCGGCAGGCTGTGTGGGGGGGTATCCATGTCAACTCATTTCCCTGGAACCAGGTCTCATGGAACTCCTCAGGACACAGAGATGGATGTGGCATGGCAGGAGCTGATGGccatcacagagctgcag gAGTTTGAAGTCCCAAGTGAAGGCTCCTATGAAACAACGCAATATCAAAGCATGGAGCCCATGGTTTCGATGGGAGGGTACGGGATGACTCAGACCCATCCTGagcctcctcctgctgctgcttgtgaGCTCAGCACTGCTAACACTTACAACGGATGTTACTCTGACTCGGCGCCTGTCTGTCATCGTCAAGGCGGCAATGCAGATGCAATGTACGGACACTCTGAACCTCAGCTCAACCAAAGAATGCTCCCCCTCTCTTCCCATGCACAGCCCTCACTCATGGCCCTTAGGGAACACATGAACATGTCAGGTGCCAGTCAAGGGCACAGAAGGGCCAATGCTTGTTTCTCTCAGGGTCTAAGTCGACACATGCTGTGGAACGCACACGGACAAAGCTCACACATACGCTCAGCTGATGATCTGGAGTCAGACTCCGGCCTGTCTCTGGGCTCCAGTCCACCTTTGGCCTCCCCAGATAATCCTGTTGGTGGTGCACCGGGGTACCAGAGCGTAGACATGGGCATGACGTATAGTGACGGCGAACCAGACGGCGTGACTGAGCACACCAGAAGAGCGCACAGCCATTACTCAATAGACTACCAGAACCAGTCTCACTCGTATTTAAATTCAAGTGCACAACCTTATTTTTCACCCCAAGCTGCTTTATCTCACTCTCACCATAGTGCTCGGAGGGTGGTCAAGCAGCAAGAGGAGGCTGCCTCCTACAGTGACTTTGGAGTATCCAGCAGGGGGAGCTCACAGCATAACATTTTTTCAAAACCACAAGGAAGCAGCTCCGCTCCTCCTCCGCTGAGCAGAGATGAGCGGAGAGCAATCACTCTGAAGATCCCCTTCCCCATGGATAAGATTATCAATCTACCTGTGGATGACTTCAATGAGCTCCTGACCCAGTATACTTTGACAGATACTCAACTAGCACTGATCAGGGACATTAGACGCAGAGGGAAAAACAAGGTGGCAGCTCAGAACTGCAGGAGAAGGAAGCTTGAGAGCATAATTCACCTTGAAAGGGAACTGAACCAGCTGCATGCCCAAAGAGAGCACCTGACACAGGAAAGGCTGGAATTCCAGCGCAGCTTGGCTTTTATTAAATGCCGCCTCACAGACCTCTACGCAGAAGTGTTTTCTCACTTGCGAGATGAAGATGGACAACCATACTCTATAGATGAATACTCTCTGCAACAGACACCTGATGGTAAAATCTACCTGGTACCTCACACAACCATGCAAAAACGAGAGCAATGCTGA
- the hnrnpa1b gene encoding heterogeneous nuclear ribonucleoprotein A1b isoform X3, with protein MSKDVPREPEQLRKLFIGGLSFETTDESLRAHFEQWGSLTDCVVMRDPNSKRSRGFGFVTYSSVQEVDAAMSARPHKVDGRVVEPKRAVSREDSNRPGAHITVKKIFVGGIKEDTEESHLRDYFQQFGKIEVIDIMTDRNTGKKRGFAFVTFDDHDSVDRIVIQKYHTINSHNCEVRKALTRQEMQSAGMGMRGRSSGSRPYEYDRGFNQGGRGRYGDGPYNCNGGDGGYGGGPGGPGGYNNGGNRGYNQGYNQGYNQGGGGGGYGGNGYDSNGYGKLNLIFASRWLWRWLKQRWIWPSRTILKCEVVRTRRHACATNIVS; from the exons ATGTCGAAAGAT GTTCCACGTGAGCCGGAGCAGCTTCGCAAGCTGTTCATCGGAGGTCTGAGCTTCGAGACCACGGACGAGAGTCTGCGGGCTCATTTTGAGCAATGGGGCAGCCTTACAGATTGTGTG GTCATGAGGGACCCCAACAGCAAGAGGTCCAGGGGTTTTGGCTTTGTTACATATTCCTCGGTGCAGGAAGTCGATGCTGCCATGTCTGCTCGCCCCCATAAGGTTGATGGAAGAGTGGTGGAGCCTAAACGTGCTGTTTCCAGAGAG GACTCAAACAGGCCAGGTGCCCACATAACCGTCAAAAAGATCTTTGTTGGAGGCATAAAGGAAGATACAGAGGAGTCACACCTACGGGATTACTTCCAGCAGTTTGGCAAAATTGAGGTCATTGATATCATGACTGATCGTAATACTGGAAAGAAAAGGGGCTTTGCCTTTGTCACCTTTGATGACCACGACTCAGTCGACAGGATTGTCA TCCAGAAATACCACACAATCAACTCCCACAACTGTGAAGTGAGGAAGGCTCTCACAAGGCAGGAGATGCAGAGTGCAGGAATGGGTATGCGAg gtCGCAGCAGTGGTAGCAGACCCTATGAATATGACAGAGGCTTCAATCAGG GTGGCAGGGGTAGATATGGAGATGGTCCTTACAATTGCAATGGAGGTGATGGTG GCTATGGAGGTGGTCCTGGAGGTCCTGGTGGATATAACAATGGTGGCAACCGTGGTTATAATCAGGGTTACAACCAAGGTTACAACcagggtggaggtggtggtggctATGGAGGAAATGGCTATGACAGCAACGGTTATG GTAAACTGAACCTCATCTTTGCGTCCAGGTGGCTATGGAGGTGGCTCAAGCAGCGGTGGATATGGCCGTCCAGGAcgattttaaaatgtgaagtgGTAAGGACTCGAAGGCATGCCTGCGCTACTAATATTGTATCATAG
- the hnrnpa1b gene encoding heterogeneous nuclear ribonucleoprotein A1b isoform X4: MSKDVPREPEQLRKLFIGGLSFETTDESLRAHFEQWGSLTDCVVMRDPNSKRSRGFGFVTYSSVQEVDAAMSARPHKVDGRVVEPKRAVSREDSNRPGAHITVKKIFVGGIKEDTEESHLRDYFQQFGKIEVIDIMTDRNTGKKRGFAFVTFDDHDSVDRIVIQKYHTINSHNCEVRKALTRQEMQSAGMGMRGRSSGSRPYEYDRGFNQGGRGRYGDGPYNCNGGDGGYGGGPGGPGGYNNGGNRGYNQGYNQGYNQGGGGGGYGGNGYDSNGYGKLNLIFASRWLWRWLKQRWIWPSRTILKCEVD; the protein is encoded by the exons ATGTCGAAAGAT GTTCCACGTGAGCCGGAGCAGCTTCGCAAGCTGTTCATCGGAGGTCTGAGCTTCGAGACCACGGACGAGAGTCTGCGGGCTCATTTTGAGCAATGGGGCAGCCTTACAGATTGTGTG GTCATGAGGGACCCCAACAGCAAGAGGTCCAGGGGTTTTGGCTTTGTTACATATTCCTCGGTGCAGGAAGTCGATGCTGCCATGTCTGCTCGCCCCCATAAGGTTGATGGAAGAGTGGTGGAGCCTAAACGTGCTGTTTCCAGAGAG GACTCAAACAGGCCAGGTGCCCACATAACCGTCAAAAAGATCTTTGTTGGAGGCATAAAGGAAGATACAGAGGAGTCACACCTACGGGATTACTTCCAGCAGTTTGGCAAAATTGAGGTCATTGATATCATGACTGATCGTAATACTGGAAAGAAAAGGGGCTTTGCCTTTGTCACCTTTGATGACCACGACTCAGTCGACAGGATTGTCA TCCAGAAATACCACACAATCAACTCCCACAACTGTGAAGTGAGGAAGGCTCTCACAAGGCAGGAGATGCAGAGTGCAGGAATGGGTATGCGAg gtCGCAGCAGTGGTAGCAGACCCTATGAATATGACAGAGGCTTCAATCAGG GTGGCAGGGGTAGATATGGAGATGGTCCTTACAATTGCAATGGAGGTGATGGTG GCTATGGAGGTGGTCCTGGAGGTCCTGGTGGATATAACAATGGTGGCAACCGTGGTTATAATCAGGGTTACAACCAAGGTTACAACcagggtggaggtggtggtggctATGGAGGAAATGGCTATGACAGCAACGGTTATG GTAAACTGAACCTCATCTTTGCGTCCAGGTGGCTATGGAGGTGGCTCAAGCAGCGGTGGATATGGCCGTCCAGGAcgattttaaaatgtgaagtg GACTGA
- the znf740b gene encoding zinc finger protein 740b isoform X1 → MTHHSNNSVRDHMKWAGLLGCEAVLSSMALMQANNIPGQKKMMSPLGQGHRASPESHQSHSQHSHNHHGHQAHHGQPHHSHMGHASAGSGPPLLIRKDGDYQSTRMMDGKDMQTNQNMQPKKKHKKSGSSNKVKEKIEPLLPPINLDDDSSLKVQKNFICDHCYGAFRSSYHLKRHILTHTGEKPFACDACDMRFIQRYHLDRHKRVHSGEKPYQCDRCHQNFSRTDRLLRHRRLCTVGLSKEENQYSQDASAHPASWSPLQSSNNRLTV, encoded by the exons ATGACACACCATTCCAACAACTCTGTTCGAGACCACATGAAGTGG GCTGGGTTGCTGGGCTGTGAGGCGGTGCTGTCCAGCATGGCCCTGATGCAAGCCAACAACATCCCAGGCCAGAAGAAGATGATGTCACCCCTGGGCCAGGGGCACAGGGCCAGTCCAGAGAGCCACCAGTCCCACTCGCAGCACAGCCACAACCACCATGGTCACCAGGCTCACCACGGACAACCCCACCACAGCCACATGGGCCACGCTTCAGCCGGCAGTGGTCCACCCCTG CTGATCCGTAAAGACGGCGATTATCAGTCAACGAGAATGATGGATGGGAAGGACATGCAGACAAACCAGAATATGCAACCgaagaaaaagcacaaaaaatcAGGATCGTCCAACAAAGTTAAAGAGAAAATAGAg CCTTTACTTCCACCAATCAATTTGGATGACGACAGTTCCTTGAAAGTTCAGAAGAACTTCATCTGTGACCACTGCTATGGAGCTTTCCGGAGCAGCTACCACCTTAAGCGACATATTCTTACACATACAG GGGAAAAGCCATTTGCTTGTGACGCATGTGATATGAGGTTCATTCAGCGTTACCACCTGGACAGACACAAGAGAGTGCACAGCGGGGAGAAGCCATACCAGTGTGATCGCTGCCATCAG AACTTCTCACGGACGGACCGGCTGCTGAGGCACAGACGGCTGTGCACAGTTGGGCTGAGCAAAGAAGAAAATCAGTATTCACAGGATGCATCTGCCCATCCAGCTTCCTGGAGCCCCCTGCAGTCTTCCAACAACCGCCTGACTGTCTGA
- the znf740b gene encoding zinc finger protein 740b isoform X2, translated as MALMQANNIPGQKKMMSPLGQGHRASPESHQSHSQHSHNHHGHQAHHGQPHHSHMGHASAGSGPPLLIRKDGDYQSTRMMDGKDMQTNQNMQPKKKHKKSGSSNKVKEKIEPLLPPINLDDDSSLKVQKNFICDHCYGAFRSSYHLKRHILTHTGEKPFACDACDMRFIQRYHLDRHKRVHSGEKPYQCDRCHQNFSRTDRLLRHRRLCTVGLSKEENQYSQDASAHPASWSPLQSSNNRLTV; from the exons ATGGCCCTGATGCAAGCCAACAACATCCCAGGCCAGAAGAAGATGATGTCACCCCTGGGCCAGGGGCACAGGGCCAGTCCAGAGAGCCACCAGTCCCACTCGCAGCACAGCCACAACCACCATGGTCACCAGGCTCACCACGGACAACCCCACCACAGCCACATGGGCCACGCTTCAGCCGGCAGTGGTCCACCCCTG CTGATCCGTAAAGACGGCGATTATCAGTCAACGAGAATGATGGATGGGAAGGACATGCAGACAAACCAGAATATGCAACCgaagaaaaagcacaaaaaatcAGGATCGTCCAACAAAGTTAAAGAGAAAATAGAg CCTTTACTTCCACCAATCAATTTGGATGACGACAGTTCCTTGAAAGTTCAGAAGAACTTCATCTGTGACCACTGCTATGGAGCTTTCCGGAGCAGCTACCACCTTAAGCGACATATTCTTACACATACAG GGGAAAAGCCATTTGCTTGTGACGCATGTGATATGAGGTTCATTCAGCGTTACCACCTGGACAGACACAAGAGAGTGCACAGCGGGGAGAAGCCATACCAGTGTGATCGCTGCCATCAG AACTTCTCACGGACGGACCGGCTGCTGAGGCACAGACGGCTGTGCACAGTTGGGCTGAGCAAAGAAGAAAATCAGTATTCACAGGATGCATCTGCCCATCCAGCTTCCTGGAGCCCCCTGCAGTCTTCCAACAACCGCCTGACTGTCTGA
- the copz1 gene encoding coatomer subunit zeta-1 encodes MDSPILEPSLYTVKAVLILDNDGDRLYAKYYDDTYPTVKEQKAFEKNIFNKTHRTDSEIALLEGLTVVYKSNIDLFFYVIGSSHENELMLMAVLNCLFDSLSQMLRKNVERRALLENMEGLFLAVDEIVDGGVILESDPQQVVHRVALRGDDVPLTEQTVTQVLQSAKEQIKWSLLR; translated from the exons ATGGATTCTCCCATACTG GAACCTTCCCTGTACACTGTCAAAGCGGTTCTGATTCTGGACAACGACGGAGACAGGCTCTATGCCAAG TATTACGATGATACATATCCAACGGTGAAGGAGCAGAAGGCGTTTGAGAAAAACATATTCAACAAGACGCACAGGACAGACA GTGAGATAGCATTGCTCGAGGGCCTCACTGTTGTCTACAAGAGCAACATAGACCTCTTTTTTTATGTGATTGGAAGTTCACATGAAAATGAG CTTATGCTTATGGCTGTTCTAAACTGCCTTTTTGACTCACTCAGTCAGATGCTGAG AAAAAATGTTGAGAGGAGGGCTTTGTTGGAGAACATGGAGGGGCTTTTCTTGGCAGTGGATGAGATTGTAGATGGAGG GGTGATCCTTGAGAGTGACCCACAACAAGTTGTGCACCGTGTGGCTCTCAGA GGGGATGATGTGCCCTTGACAGAGCAGACAGTCACCCAG GTTCTTCAGTCTGCCAAAGAACAGATCAAGTGGTCACTTCTACGATAG
- the hnrnpa1b gene encoding heterogeneous nuclear ribonucleoprotein A1b isoform X2, with the protein MSKDVPREPEQLRKLFIGGLSFETTDESLRAHFEQWGSLTDCVVMRDPNSKRSRGFGFVTYSSVQEVDAAMSARPHKVDGRVVEPKRAVSREDSNRPGAHITVKKIFVGGIKEDTEESHLRDYFQQFGKIEVIDIMTDRNTGKKRGFAFVTFDDHDSVDRIVIQKYHTINSHNCEVRKALTRQEMQSAGMGRSSGSRPYEYDRGFNQGGRGRYGDGPYNCNGGDGGYGGGPGGPGGYNNGGNRGYNQGYNQGYNQGGGGGGYGGNGYDSNGYGNCGGGGGGGGGGGGNNYNNMGHYDPQASNFGPMKNNFGGGGGGRNFGGYGGGSSSGGYGRPGRF; encoded by the exons ATGTCGAAAGAT GTTCCACGTGAGCCGGAGCAGCTTCGCAAGCTGTTCATCGGAGGTCTGAGCTTCGAGACCACGGACGAGAGTCTGCGGGCTCATTTTGAGCAATGGGGCAGCCTTACAGATTGTGTG GTCATGAGGGACCCCAACAGCAAGAGGTCCAGGGGTTTTGGCTTTGTTACATATTCCTCGGTGCAGGAAGTCGATGCTGCCATGTCTGCTCGCCCCCATAAGGTTGATGGAAGAGTGGTGGAGCCTAAACGTGCTGTTTCCAGAGAG GACTCAAACAGGCCAGGTGCCCACATAACCGTCAAAAAGATCTTTGTTGGAGGCATAAAGGAAGATACAGAGGAGTCACACCTACGGGATTACTTCCAGCAGTTTGGCAAAATTGAGGTCATTGATATCATGACTGATCGTAATACTGGAAAGAAAAGGGGCTTTGCCTTTGTCACCTTTGATGACCACGACTCAGTCGACAGGATTGTCA TCCAGAAATACCACACAATCAACTCCCACAACTGTGAAGTGAGGAAGGCTCTCACAAGGCAGGAGATGCAGAGTGCAGGAATGG gtCGCAGCAGTGGTAGCAGACCCTATGAATATGACAGAGGCTTCAATCAGG GTGGCAGGGGTAGATATGGAGATGGTCCTTACAATTGCAATGGAGGTGATGGTG GCTATGGAGGTGGTCCTGGAGGTCCTGGTGGATATAACAATGGTGGCAACCGTGGTTATAATCAGGGTTACAACCAAGGTTACAACcagggtggaggtggtggtggctATGGAGGAAATGGCTATGACAGCAACGGTTATG GCAActgcggtggtggtggtggtggtggaggtggtggcgGCGGCAATAACTACAATAACATGGGCCACTACGACCCCCAGGCCTCTAACTTTGGCCCAATGAAGAACAACTTTGGAGGTGGCGGTGGTGGCAGGAACTTTG GTGGCTATGGAGGTGGCTCAAGCAGCGGTGGATATGGCCGTCCAGGAcgattttaa
- the hnrnpa1b gene encoding heterogeneous nuclear ribonucleoprotein A1b isoform X1 — MSKDVPREPEQLRKLFIGGLSFETTDESLRAHFEQWGSLTDCVVMRDPNSKRSRGFGFVTYSSVQEVDAAMSARPHKVDGRVVEPKRAVSREDSNRPGAHITVKKIFVGGIKEDTEESHLRDYFQQFGKIEVIDIMTDRNTGKKRGFAFVTFDDHDSVDRIVIQKYHTINSHNCEVRKALTRQEMQSAGMGMRGRSSGSRPYEYDRGFNQGGRGRYGDGPYNCNGGDGGYGGGPGGPGGYNNGGNRGYNQGYNQGYNQGGGGGGYGGNGYDSNGYGNCGGGGGGGGGGGGNNYNNMGHYDPQASNFGPMKNNFGGGGGGRNFGGYGGGSSSGGYGRPGRF; from the exons ATGTCGAAAGAT GTTCCACGTGAGCCGGAGCAGCTTCGCAAGCTGTTCATCGGAGGTCTGAGCTTCGAGACCACGGACGAGAGTCTGCGGGCTCATTTTGAGCAATGGGGCAGCCTTACAGATTGTGTG GTCATGAGGGACCCCAACAGCAAGAGGTCCAGGGGTTTTGGCTTTGTTACATATTCCTCGGTGCAGGAAGTCGATGCTGCCATGTCTGCTCGCCCCCATAAGGTTGATGGAAGAGTGGTGGAGCCTAAACGTGCTGTTTCCAGAGAG GACTCAAACAGGCCAGGTGCCCACATAACCGTCAAAAAGATCTTTGTTGGAGGCATAAAGGAAGATACAGAGGAGTCACACCTACGGGATTACTTCCAGCAGTTTGGCAAAATTGAGGTCATTGATATCATGACTGATCGTAATACTGGAAAGAAAAGGGGCTTTGCCTTTGTCACCTTTGATGACCACGACTCAGTCGACAGGATTGTCA TCCAGAAATACCACACAATCAACTCCCACAACTGTGAAGTGAGGAAGGCTCTCACAAGGCAGGAGATGCAGAGTGCAGGAATGGGTATGCGAg gtCGCAGCAGTGGTAGCAGACCCTATGAATATGACAGAGGCTTCAATCAGG GTGGCAGGGGTAGATATGGAGATGGTCCTTACAATTGCAATGGAGGTGATGGTG GCTATGGAGGTGGTCCTGGAGGTCCTGGTGGATATAACAATGGTGGCAACCGTGGTTATAATCAGGGTTACAACCAAGGTTACAACcagggtggaggtggtggtggctATGGAGGAAATGGCTATGACAGCAACGGTTATG GCAActgcggtggtggtggtggtggtggaggtggtggcgGCGGCAATAACTACAATAACATGGGCCACTACGACCCCCAGGCCTCTAACTTTGGCCCAATGAAGAACAACTTTGGAGGTGGCGGTGGTGGCAGGAACTTTG GTGGCTATGGAGGTGGCTCAAGCAGCGGTGGATATGGCCGTCCAGGAcgattttaa